A single region of the Thermoleophilum album genome encodes:
- the cobA gene encoding uroporphyrinogen-III C-methyltransferase yields MTSEGANGTGGVVYLVGCGPGDRGLVTERAVELVASADAILYDRLVPRSLLALAPPQCELVYVGKLPGRPTLPQEEINAELVARGRAGQRVVRLKGGDPFVFGRGGEEAEALAAAGVPFEVVPGVTAGIAAPAYAGIPVTHRAEASAVAFVTAHEDPRKGESALDWRALARFPGTLVFYMGVSRLAAVSERLRAEGRSPDEPCAVVADGTRATQRTVTGTLATIAERVVAAGLQPPAVLVVGAVCALRDRLAWAERRPLHGAVVVVTRARPQQSALARRLRALGAEVVEAPAIRIRPLPTPPELATIERFGLVCLTSPNGARLLVDGLLAQGRDARALARTQIAAIGPGTAAALAERGLRADIVAERFVAEGLVEALSDVEVADRDVLIARAAEARDTLVEALAARGARVTVAPLYETVHEPLPDYARDDLERATYITFTASSTVRSFLAGGGTVPQGARVVSIGPITTAALREAGIAVDVEASRHDIDGLVEALVADARARRAVA; encoded by the coding sequence GTGACCAGCGAAGGTGCGAACGGAACGGGGGGTGTCGTCTACCTCGTCGGCTGCGGCCCGGGCGATCGTGGCCTTGTCACCGAGCGGGCCGTCGAGCTCGTCGCGAGCGCCGACGCGATCCTCTACGACCGCCTCGTGCCGCGCTCGCTGCTCGCCTTGGCTCCGCCGCAGTGCGAGCTGGTTTACGTCGGCAAGCTGCCGGGACGACCGACGCTGCCACAGGAGGAGATAAACGCCGAGCTCGTCGCGCGCGGCCGCGCCGGTCAACGGGTCGTGCGCCTGAAGGGCGGCGACCCGTTCGTGTTCGGTCGCGGCGGCGAGGAGGCCGAGGCGCTCGCCGCCGCCGGCGTCCCTTTCGAGGTCGTGCCGGGCGTCACCGCCGGCATTGCCGCGCCCGCTTACGCCGGCATCCCTGTGACGCACCGCGCCGAGGCGTCGGCCGTCGCCTTCGTCACGGCCCACGAGGATCCCCGCAAAGGCGAGTCGGCGCTGGACTGGCGAGCGCTCGCACGCTTTCCCGGCACGCTCGTCTTCTACATGGGGGTCAGCCGCCTAGCCGCCGTGTCCGAACGTCTACGTGCGGAGGGGCGTAGCCCCGACGAGCCCTGCGCGGTGGTCGCCGACGGCACCCGCGCCACCCAGCGAACCGTGACCGGGACGCTGGCCACGATCGCCGAGCGGGTGGTGGCGGCGGGGCTGCAGCCACCGGCTGTGCTGGTCGTCGGAGCGGTGTGCGCCCTGCGCGACCGGCTAGCGTGGGCGGAGCGGCGACCGCTGCACGGCGCCGTGGTCGTGGTGACCCGCGCCCGCCCCCAACAGAGCGCGCTCGCACGGCGCCTGCGCGCGCTCGGCGCCGAGGTGGTGGAGGCGCCCGCGATCCGCATCCGCCCACTGCCGACGCCGCCCGAGCTCGCGACGATCGAGCGCTTCGGGCTCGTTTGCTTGACGAGCCCGAACGGCGCCCGCCTGCTCGTCGACGGTCTGCTCGCCCAGGGGCGCGACGCGCGTGCTCTCGCCCGCACGCAGATCGCGGCGATCGGCCCGGGCACGGCAGCGGCGCTGGCAGAGCGCGGGTTGCGCGCCGACATCGTGGCCGAGCGCTTCGTGGCCGAGGGGCTAGTCGAGGCGCTCTCGGACGTCGAGGTCGCAGACCGCGACGTTTTGATCGCCCGCGCCGCCGAGGCGCGCGACACCCTCGTCGAGGCGCTCGCCGCTCGCGGTGCGCGCGTGACCGTCGCGCCCCTCTACGAAACCGTTCACGAGCCGCTGCCCGACTACGCGCGCGACGACCTCGAGCGCGCCACCTACATCACTTTCACGGCTAGCTCGACGGTGCGCAGCTTTCTTGCCGGTGGCGGTACCGTTCCGCAGGGGGCGCGGGTGGTGTCGATCGGACCGATCACGACCGCGGCGCTGCGCGAAGCCGGTATAGCTGTCGATGTCGAGGCGTCGCGCCACGACATCGACGGTCTTGTCGAAGCGCTCGTCGCCGACGCGCGAGCGAGGAGGGCGGTAGCGTGA
- a CDS encoding SAM hydrolase/SAM-dependent halogenase family protein: MTGHQSTATADAHRSDEQPPLVTLLTDYGLGDEFVGVLHGVIAGICPQARVIDITHGIERHDVRKGALVLRAALAYCPRGVHVAVVDPGVGTARRGVAVRAADGRILVGPDNGLLSLALESAGGAVEAVEITRSPLRLEPVSATFHGRDIFAPVAAHLAAGTPLAEAGEPFDPDTLVRLDLPAPKLDGATIHAHVLTFDRFGNAILSASHEHATAVGLKLGRPVLVRTPRGERETLFVRTFGDVAPGELLLYEDSWRMLALAVNRGDVRSVLGIAVDDKVTIAPVREATGAQL; the protein is encoded by the coding sequence GTGACCGGCCACCAGTCGACCGCCACCGCGGATGCCCACCGCAGCGACGAGCAGCCGCCGCTCGTGACGCTGCTCACCGACTACGGACTCGGCGACGAGTTCGTCGGCGTTTTGCACGGCGTGATCGCTGGCATCTGCCCCCAGGCGCGAGTGATCGACATAACGCACGGGATCGAGCGCCACGACGTGCGCAAGGGCGCGCTCGTCCTGCGCGCCGCCTTGGCTTACTGTCCGCGCGGTGTTCATGTCGCTGTGGTCGACCCCGGTGTCGGCACTGCTCGCCGCGGCGTCGCGGTGCGTGCCGCCGATGGCCGCATTCTCGTCGGCCCCGACAACGGGCTCTTGAGCCTGGCGCTCGAGAGCGCCGGCGGCGCCGTCGAGGCGGTCGAGATCACCCGCTCTCCGCTGCGCCTCGAGCCCGTGTCGGCCACGTTTCACGGCCGCGACATCTTCGCTCCGGTCGCCGCTCATCTCGCAGCCGGCACGCCGTTGGCGGAGGCGGGCGAACCGTTCGACCCCGACACGCTCGTACGACTCGACCTCCCCGCACCGAAGCTGGACGGGGCGACCATCCACGCCCACGTTCTCACCTTCGACCGTTTCGGTAACGCGATCCTCTCGGCGTCGCACGAGCACGCCACCGCTGTCGGGCTGAAACTCGGCCGGCCGGTGCTCGTGCGCACGCCCCGTGGCGAGCGCGAAACGCTGTTCGTGCGCACGTTCGGCGACGTCGCCCCGGGCGAGCTGCTGCTCTACGAGGACTCTTGGCGGATGCTGGCGCTGGCTGTGAACCGCGGCGATGTGCGTAGCGTGCTCGGTATCGCGGTCGACGACAAAGTGACGATCGCCCCGGTGCGCGAGGCGACGGGCGCGCAGCTGTGA
- a CDS encoding biotin--[acetyl-CoA-carboxylase] ligase, which translates to MRRDTRASEAGGGARQANVRDGEAHSEPTPFGRPRLHLRRCGSTNDVARALAARGAPHGTVVTADEQTAGRGRQGRRWQAPPKSALLASFVLRTAAPPAGTLSLAVALAVAETAELAVPGLAARVKWPNDVLADGRKLAGILIESRALEGWTVVGIGINVHTEEHQFPPELAARATSLAIEARRAGTPSPTIESVLETLCAALARWTSEDGQAEVAAAWPRRDALAGRRVSWDGGSGTARGVDREGRLIVETARGTVALAAGEVHLGSGAGRGD; encoded by the coding sequence GTGAGAAGGGACACGCGCGCCAGCGAGGCCGGCGGCGGCGCGAGGCAAGCGAACGTTCGCGACGGCGAAGCACACAGCGAGCCGACGCCCTTCGGCCGTCCCCGCCTGCACTTGCGCCGCTGCGGCTCGACCAACGACGTCGCGCGCGCCCTCGCGGCGCGCGGCGCGCCCCACGGCACCGTCGTCACCGCCGACGAGCAGACAGCCGGCCGCGGCCGACAGGGCCGACGCTGGCAGGCACCGCCCAAGAGCGCCTTGCTCGCCTCCTTCGTGCTGCGCACAGCCGCCCCGCCGGCGGGTACCTTGTCGCTCGCTGTCGCGCTGGCGGTGGCCGAGACGGCAGAGCTAGCGGTTCCCGGTCTCGCTGCCCGGGTCAAGTGGCCCAACGACGTCCTTGCGGATGGACGCAAGCTCGCCGGGATCCTGATCGAAAGCCGTGCCCTCGAGGGTTGGACCGTCGTCGGGATCGGCATCAACGTGCACACCGAGGAGCACCAGTTCCCGCCCGAGCTCGCCGCGAGGGCCACCTCGCTCGCGATCGAGGCGCGGCGCGCCGGGACGCCGTCGCCGACGATCGAAAGCGTGCTCGAGACGCTCTGCGCGGCGCTCGCGCGCTGGACGAGCGAGGACGGTCAGGCGGAAGTGGCCGCAGCGTGGCCACGGCGCGACGCGCTGGCCGGCCGCCGCGTTAGCTGGGACGGCGGCAGCGGCACGGCGCGCGGCGTCGATCGCGAGGGCAGGCTGATCGTCGAGACCGCCCGCGGCACGGTCGCGCTCGCGGCCGGCGAGGTCCACCTCGGCTCGGGCGCCGGGCGCGGCGACTGA
- a CDS encoding DEAD/DEAH box helicase — MAETTTLAATLPFSADDLKRAEEFARERFVLDGEDPQAALTPGSARRMALEDALAEIAAGREYPSVEWRRDYSLLLGLERLLSSDEPRLADGTVLSAHQVDALSGTLVALSAELQGRRGARDGEAAGENAERDPSAAAAGSASEGADVHEPAGADAAVGEDEEFVAGDEEPIDWDETEHDELHARDVEEDPGAARRFWFEHATGAGKTVAALGFVDASRTGGVLILTHRRNLVDQFLGELRDRGYGDRIRPPRLAPDDDPPADGPVTVETYQWFVRNAGRISDAYTVVICDEAHTALGEKTSEAIRRWVGPVFIGMTATGALIARHVTDLFPTQTSRFDLAQAARRGVIAPLRAIRIPPGPGVRSIAKVPLRRGEVDQDFDQEELAALLDQQPFNLAIADLYKSRFRGLPGVIYAAGVKHAHNVAEALRAVGVRAVAVSGETPKRELARILASYERCEIDVLVNAQLLAEGWNSPKATVCMHLAPTASRRVYQQRVGRVTRKHPQKEAGIVVDFVHPATPNDDPVVTLHSLLDRDVYRGGAIVVGPVRRARGRRIRVEKRVVPVTADPERRAQVFERELWRIAVEHLPWGEQQAWAMLAGARVSQANWRRAKAMLHFDRSGELRKLFLLNCLRRNRNTQLRLKALQEIGALRDPEAFDEAVETVGSWARDERREGVRTLLQILADRPIGRREQAARWLWHLADFSREVHEHYATQRWPEAKRLLGLLVNSSGAAHGRNARKLVQAAREQDRRLQAALLAAAAVHTPEAQQVLDHARMRLARKPQAVARELLRNFPKGKRKRGGRKRKRAETDATAVAPLSPEQQVPEAAAADALAAEAAASGGGDAGGGPVRPEDVVPGAVPAALDTAADASGEVGTSDHTDGDASDRTNEGGAAGETDTRPGGGESAAGAAAA; from the coding sequence TTGGCCGAAACGACCACGCTCGCCGCAACTCTGCCTTTCTCCGCCGACGATCTCAAGCGCGCGGAGGAGTTCGCGCGCGAACGTTTCGTGCTCGACGGCGAAGACCCGCAAGCAGCGCTGACGCCGGGCAGCGCACGGCGGATGGCGCTCGAAGACGCTCTCGCCGAGATCGCAGCGGGTCGCGAATATCCGTCGGTCGAGTGGAGGCGTGACTACTCGCTCCTGCTTGGGCTCGAGCGACTCCTAAGCAGCGACGAGCCGCGCCTAGCCGACGGCACCGTGCTCTCGGCGCACCAGGTCGACGCTCTGTCAGGGACGCTCGTCGCGCTCTCAGCCGAGCTGCAAGGCCGTCGCGGCGCGCGCGACGGCGAAGCCGCCGGCGAGAACGCGGAGCGCGACCCCAGTGCGGCAGCAGCGGGCAGTGCAAGCGAAGGCGCGGACGTGCACGAACCGGCCGGTGCCGACGCCGCGGTCGGGGAGGACGAGGAGTTCGTCGCCGGCGACGAGGAACCGATCGACTGGGACGAGACCGAGCACGACGAGCTCCACGCCCGCGACGTCGAAGAGGATCCCGGCGCGGCGCGTCGCTTCTGGTTCGAACACGCCACCGGTGCCGGCAAGACGGTCGCCGCGCTCGGTTTCGTCGACGCGTCGCGGACGGGCGGAGTGCTGATCCTCACCCACCGCCGAAACCTCGTCGATCAGTTCCTCGGCGAGCTGCGCGACCGCGGGTACGGCGATCGCATACGGCCGCCCCGGCTAGCCCCCGACGACGATCCTCCCGCCGACGGGCCGGTGACGGTCGAGACCTACCAGTGGTTCGTTCGCAACGCCGGGCGCATCTCCGATGCCTACACGGTGGTGATCTGCGACGAGGCTCATACCGCGCTCGGCGAGAAGACGAGCGAGGCGATCCGCCGCTGGGTCGGCCCGGTGTTCATCGGCATGACAGCGACCGGTGCGCTGATCGCGCGCCACGTCACCGATCTCTTCCCGACACAGACTTCGCGCTTCGACCTCGCGCAGGCGGCGCGCCGCGGCGTGATCGCGCCGCTGCGAGCGATCCGCATCCCGCCCGGCCCCGGTGTGCGCTCGATCGCCAAGGTGCCGCTGCGCCGCGGCGAGGTCGACCAGGACTTCGACCAGGAAGAGCTCGCCGCGCTCCTCGACCAGCAGCCCTTCAACCTTGCGATCGCCGATCTCTACAAGTCGCGCTTCCGTGGGCTGCCGGGCGTGATTTACGCCGCCGGTGTCAAGCACGCCCACAACGTCGCCGAGGCGCTGCGCGCGGTGGGGGTGCGTGCCGTCGCGGTGTCGGGCGAGACGCCCAAGCGCGAACTTGCGCGCATCCTCGCCTCCTACGAACGCTGTGAGATCGACGTGCTCGTCAACGCCCAGTTGCTCGCCGAGGGCTGGAACTCGCCGAAAGCGACGGTGTGCATGCATCTCGCACCGACGGCGTCGCGCCGCGTCTACCAGCAGCGCGTCGGCCGCGTGACGCGCAAACACCCACAGAAAGAGGCGGGCATCGTCGTCGACTTCGTCCATCCAGCGACGCCGAACGACGATCCCGTCGTGACGCTGCACAGCCTGCTCGACCGCGACGTCTACCGCGGCGGGGCGATCGTCGTCGGGCCGGTGCGGCGCGCGCGCGGGCGCCGCATCCGCGTCGAGAAAAGGGTGGTGCCTGTCACCGCCGATCCCGAGCGCCGAGCGCAGGTTTTCGAGCGCGAGCTCTGGCGCATCGCGGTCGAACACCTGCCGTGGGGCGAGCAGCAGGCGTGGGCGATGCTCGCCGGTGCGCGCGTGTCGCAGGCGAACTGGCGGCGCGCCAAGGCGATGTTGCACTTCGACCGCAGCGGCGAGCTGCGCAAGCTGTTCCTGCTGAACTGCTTGCGCCGTAACCGCAACACCCAGCTGCGGCTCAAGGCGCTGCAAGAGATCGGCGCGCTACGCGATCCCGAGGCTTTCGACGAAGCGGTCGAGACCGTCGGCAGCTGGGCGCGCGACGAGCGCCGCGAGGGGGTGCGCACGCTGCTTCAGATCCTCGCCGATCGCCCGATCGGGCGGCGCGAACAGGCGGCGCGCTGGCTGTGGCACCTCGCCGACTTCAGCCGCGAGGTGCACGAGCACTACGCCACGCAGCGCTGGCCCGAGGCGAAGCGCCTGCTCGGCCTGCTTGTCAACTCGTCGGGAGCGGCGCACGGCCGCAACGCTCGCAAGCTCGTGCAGGCCGCGCGCGAGCAGGACCGGCGGCTGCAAGCGGCGCTGCTGGCGGCAGCAGCCGTCCACACGCCCGAGGCTCAGCAGGTGCTCGACCACGCACGGATGCGCCTCGCGCGCAAGCCGCAGGCGGTGGCGCGCGAGCTGTTGCGCAACTTCCCCAAGGGCAAACGCAAGCGCGGGGGTCGCAAGCGCAAGCGCGCCGAGACCGACGCCACCGCTGTCGCGCCGCTTTCTCCCGAGCAGCAAGTGCCCGAAGCGGCCGCCGCGGATGCGCTCGCAGCCGAAGCCGCTGCGTCCGGGGGCGGCGATGCGGGTGGCGGACCGGTGCGGCCCGAGGACGTCGTGCCGGGGGCGGTTCCGGCCGCGCTCGACACCGCTGCGGACGCAAGCGGTGAGGTCGGCACGAGCGACCACACCGACGGGGACGCGAGCGACCGCACCAACGAAGGCGGGGCGGCAGGCGAGACCGACACCCGCCCCGGCGGCGGCGAGTCCGCGGCCGGAGCGGCCGCCGCCTAG
- a CDS encoding TlpA family protein disulfide reductase, whose protein sequence is MALATAAACLALAIGASGCERSGGESTGGASAVPRVERPPARLAALYRRANALVDADRHTLAAQLRALRGYPVVVNKWASWCGPCRSEFPLLRRAALRFGRQVAFLGLNSEDARGPARDFLRSEPVPYPSLRDARGELAADLGADRIFPATVFFDRSGGRAHVKYGPYRSLAEIRTDLARYAR, encoded by the coding sequence GTGGCGCTTGCCACGGCGGCGGCTTGCTTGGCGCTCGCGATCGGAGCGAGCGGCTGCGAACGCAGCGGCGGCGAGAGCACTGGCGGAGCGTCCGCTGTACCGCGCGTCGAACGACCCCCGGCCCGGCTCGCCGCCCTGTACCGGCGCGCGAACGCCTTGGTCGACGCCGACCGCCACACGCTCGCCGCACAGCTGCGTGCCTTGCGGGGGTACCCGGTGGTGGTCAACAAGTGGGCGTCGTGGTGCGGACCCTGCCGCTCGGAGTTTCCGCTGTTGCGGCGTGCCGCTCTGCGCTTCGGAAGACAAGTGGCGTTCCTCGGCTTGAACTCCGAGGACGCGCGTGGGCCGGCGCGCGACTTCTTGCGCAGCGAACCGGTTCCCTATCCGTCGCTGCGCGACGCCCGCGGCGAGCTCGCCGCCGACCTGGGAGCCGACCGGATCTTCCCCGCCACCGTCTTTTTCGACCGCAGCGGCGGCCGCGCGCACGTCAAGTACGGCCCCTACCGCTCGCTCGCCGAGATCCGCACCGACCTCGCCCGCTATGCGCGCTAG
- a CDS encoding galactose-1-phosphate uridylyltransferase, giving the protein MSGLRVIVAHGRAARPGGWLAASDRAGPDLVGSDPFAEGNESATPPEVDAVRPGGSAPDTPGWQVRVVPNKFPALVPAGEGGPARPVDGSSGTTLELDPFGGRGEVELFAAAPAVGAHEVIVNSPRPVTTLAALAVEELRVAVSVWQRRMRINRARGYPQLIVNEGHAAGASLTHTHAQLYVLPFLPQLVARERERFTAYYERTQGRNLLADLVQAEVRTSERVVWVDEQCVAFCPFAARAAFHVVIAPRRPAARFEDDEPPARALWATLKKLRHACGGDPPLNLFVRTAPDGAQAFCWRIELLPRLAQPAGLELGAGVHVCPLAPERAAALLRAADPKL; this is encoded by the coding sequence TTGAGCGGGCTGCGTGTGATCGTCGCCCACGGGCGTGCGGCGCGACCCGGCGGCTGGCTCGCCGCTAGCGATCGGGCCGGGCCGGATCTCGTCGGCTCCGACCCTTTCGCCGAGGGCAACGAGTCGGCCACGCCCCCCGAAGTCGATGCGGTACGGCCCGGGGGCAGCGCCCCCGACACGCCCGGCTGGCAAGTGCGGGTGGTGCCGAACAAGTTCCCGGCTCTCGTTCCCGCCGGGGAAGGTGGACCGGCGCGACCTGTCGATGGCAGCAGCGGAACGACGCTGGAGCTCGACCCCTTCGGCGGTCGCGGCGAAGTCGAGCTGTTCGCGGCGGCACCGGCGGTCGGCGCTCACGAGGTGATCGTCAACAGTCCTCGACCCGTGACGACGTTGGCGGCGCTCGCTGTTGAGGAGCTGAGGGTCGCCGTTTCTGTGTGGCAGCGGCGGATGCGCATCAACCGGGCACGCGGTTACCCGCAGCTGATCGTCAACGAGGGTCACGCCGCCGGCGCTTCGCTGACCCACACCCACGCCCAGCTCTACGTGCTGCCGTTCCTGCCCCAGCTGGTGGCGCGCGAGCGCGAGCGTTTCACCGCCTACTACGAGCGCACGCAAGGCCGCAACCTGCTCGCCGACCTCGTTCAAGCCGAAGTCCGCACCAGCGAACGTGTCGTTTGGGTCGACGAGCAGTGCGTCGCCTTCTGTCCCTTCGCGGCGCGGGCGGCTTTTCACGTGGTGATCGCGCCCCGGCGCCCGGCGGCGCGTTTCGAGGACGACGAGCCGCCGGCACGGGCGCTCTGGGCGACGCTCAAGAAGTTGCGCCACGCCTGCGGGGGCGATCCGCCGCTGAACCTCTTCGTGCGCACCGCGCCTGACGGCGCACAAGCTTTCTGCTGGCGTATCGAGCTGCTGCCGCGGCTCGCCCAACCGGCCGGACTCGAGCTCGGCGCCGGCGTCCACGTGTGCCCGCTCGCGCCCGAGCGCGCCGCGGCGCTGCTGCGAGCGGCCGACCCGAAGCTCTGA
- the pyrE gene encoding orotate phosphoribosyltransferase, with the protein MSGDKPRSDRRLEQLAQLLRDEALVIAEVTLASGARASYYVDCRRALLRAPGFALVGELVAEHARALGARAVGGLTLGADPIACAALAADGELSAFLVRKEPKRHGLGRWIEGPPVAGQRCLIVEDVVTSGGSLVKAIERVREEGGEVVGALCVLDRLSGGADAVRDALGSGAYRALTTIDDVYPDRPDQPAPRAFGA; encoded by the coding sequence TTGAGCGGAGATAAGCCTCGCAGCGATCGTCGCCTCGAGCAGCTCGCGCAGCTTTTGCGCGACGAGGCGCTCGTGATCGCAGAAGTGACGCTCGCGAGCGGCGCCCGCGCGTCTTACTACGTGGACTGCCGGCGCGCGCTTTTGCGCGCGCCGGGATTCGCGCTCGTGGGCGAGCTCGTCGCCGAGCACGCCCGCGCGCTCGGCGCTCGCGCTGTCGGCGGGTTGACGCTCGGCGCCGACCCGATCGCTTGCGCAGCGCTAGCCGCCGATGGCGAGCTGAGCGCGTTCCTGGTGCGCAAAGAGCCGAAGCGGCACGGTCTCGGACGGTGGATCGAAGGGCCACCGGTGGCCGGCCAGCGCTGCCTGATTGTCGAGGACGTGGTGACGAGCGGCGGCTCGCTCGTAAAAGCGATCGAGCGCGTGCGCGAAGAGGGGGGTGAGGTCGTCGGTGCGCTGTGTGTGCTCGACCGCCTAAGCGGCGGTGCCGACGCGGTTCGCGACGCTCTGGGGAGCGGCGCCTACAGGGCCTTGACGACGATCGACGACGTCTACCCCGACCGTCCCGACCAGCCCGCACCCCGCGCCTTCGGGGCGTAG
- a CDS encoding peptidoglycan DD-metalloendopeptidase family protein — MARKELARKRRLSAAIVSAVLAGHAAPAAAGGRSATGGSGEERGGRQVVELREGSLPLARGSVGDLVAEVQRKLGVAADGIFGPQTERAVRAFQARAGLASDGIVGPLTWSALFGADTVASLPSGSERAGLVAVARTAVRVARASAVARVERRLERRARKLGVDRGRTSGGAAWAPAAHNPADNTAVPPSSPAPAPGGGVCGTTTRPVSGVVTSNFGERRPGHRHSGIDIAAPTGTPVRAFDCGTVSVAGAQSGYGNIVCIRHSGSFSTCYAHLSRFAVRAGQRVASGQVIGYVGCTGTCTGPHLHFETRVGGHPVDPRQRLVAAGTARTRAQVASRSAQAVTRTRTAATERAQRGAITGASTTARWSQPPATEREAPNGGAGAASTQAVGGAPATVDPSATGSGGANAPTSTSTASSQNAGTTVPASSAAAPRTQGAQQTSPAPRAAEHNGATSVIRPPAAAASQQSASTNVVDSSAAGSVDADAADGASGTAGDAGSAASSVSGSAASPAN; from the coding sequence GTGGCGAGAAAAGAGCTTGCGCGCAAGCGCCGCCTCTCCGCGGCGATCGTCTCGGCAGTGCTGGCGGGACACGCCGCACCCGCAGCTGCCGGGGGCCGCAGCGCCACAGGCGGCTCGGGAGAGGAACGCGGCGGACGCCAGGTCGTCGAGCTGCGCGAGGGATCGCTCCCGCTCGCGCGCGGTTCGGTAGGCGATCTCGTCGCCGAGGTGCAGCGCAAGCTCGGCGTTGCAGCGGACGGGATCTTCGGTCCCCAGACCGAGCGAGCCGTGCGCGCATTCCAGGCCCGGGCCGGCCTGGCGAGCGACGGGATCGTCGGGCCGCTCACCTGGTCGGCCCTTTTCGGCGCCGACACCGTCGCCTCGCTGCCGTCGGGGAGCGAGCGCGCCGGTCTGGTCGCGGTTGCGCGCACCGCGGTGCGGGTGGCACGGGCGTCGGCCGTCGCGCGCGTGGAGCGACGTTTGGAGCGCCGAGCGCGCAAGCTTGGTGTGGACCGTGGGCGCACGTCGGGCGGCGCTGCCTGGGCGCCGGCAGCGCACAACCCGGCTGACAACACCGCGGTGCCCCCGTCGTCGCCCGCACCGGCCCCCGGTGGTGGCGTGTGCGGCACGACGACGCGCCCAGTGAGCGGGGTCGTGACGAGCAATTTCGGCGAGCGCCGCCCCGGCCATAGGCACAGCGGTATCGACATCGCAGCGCCGACGGGCACTCCGGTACGTGCGTTCGACTGCGGCACGGTGTCGGTTGCGGGGGCCCAGAGCGGCTACGGCAACATCGTGTGCATCCGCCACAGCGGATCGTTCAGCACCTGCTACGCGCACCTCAGTCGCTTCGCCGTGCGCGCGGGTCAGCGTGTCGCGAGCGGGCAGGTGATCGGCTACGTCGGTTGCACGGGCACGTGCACCGGTCCCCATCTGCACTTCGAGACGCGCGTCGGTGGCCACCCGGTCGATCCGCGGCAGCGCCTTGTCGCAGCGGGCACCGCGCGCACACGCGCGCAAGTGGCATCGCGCAGCGCGCAAGCGGTCACGCGAACGCGCACGGCCGCGACAGAGCGAGCGCAGCGGGGAGCGATCACGGGGGCGAGCACGACCGCGCGCTGGAGCCAACCCCCGGCGACCGAGCGCGAAGCGCCGAACGGCGGCGCGGGTGCGGCGAGCACCCAGGCCGTCGGCGGCGCTCCGGCCACCGTCGACCCGTCGGCCACGGGCAGCGGCGGCGCGAACGCGCCGACCAGCACGTCAACAGCGAGCTCGCAAAACGCGGGTACGACTGTCCCGGCAAGCAGCGCCGCTGCGCCGCGAACCCAGGGCGCCCAACAAACGTCGCCCGCCCCGCGAGCGGCGGAACACAACGGAGCTACGAGCGTCATCCGTCCCCCTGCCGCGGCCGCCTCGCAACAGTCGGCGTCGACGAACGTTGTGGACTCGTCGGCAGCGGGGTCCGTCGACGCCGACGCCGCAGACGGCGCTAGCGGCACAGCGGGCGACGCGGGCTCGGCAGCGAGTTCTGTTAGCGGGTCCGCGGCGAGCCCGGCGAACTGA
- a CDS encoding CPBP family intramembrane glutamic endopeptidase: protein MRGAPQDGPAWRPWQGFAAFVCAIFMTLALAGMLAALLGIDSGHDETLAFRVLATLVQAVVFAVSAVAFASLSGSVRARDFGFRGGPVGRVAAAVALAAVAYYTAVIAYSLLVKPDIEQTVARDLGADDGVGGLVAAAILIVAVAPVAEELFFRGFFYRALRGRLAVLLAAAVDGVVFGFLHWDFQSADQLLIVPPLALFGFLLCLLYERTGTLFAPIALHAFNNTLALSGQAPHDAVTLAVGAAMLALCAASVRTLPMLQRSPSG from the coding sequence GTGCGCGGCGCGCCGCAAGACGGGCCGGCATGGCGGCCGTGGCAGGGGTTCGCCGCCTTCGTGTGTGCGATCTTCATGACCCTGGCGCTCGCCGGGATGCTCGCCGCTCTCCTCGGCATCGACAGCGGACACGACGAAACGCTTGCCTTCCGCGTTTTAGCCACGCTCGTGCAGGCGGTGGTTTTTGCCGTTTCGGCGGTGGCGTTCGCCTCGCTGTCGGGATCGGTGCGCGCGCGCGACTTCGGCTTTCGTGGTGGTCCCGTCGGGCGGGTCGCGGCGGCGGTAGCGCTGGCTGCCGTCGCCTACTACACCGCCGTGATCGCCTACTCGCTGCTCGTCAAACCCGACATCGAGCAGACCGTGGCGCGCGATCTCGGCGCCGACGATGGTGTCGGCGGTCTCGTCGCGGCGGCGATCTTGATCGTCGCTGTGGCGCCGGTCGCCGAAGAGCTGTTTTTCCGCGGTTTCTTCTACCGCGCGCTGCGGGGCCGGCTAGCGGTCTTGCTCGCGGCCGCGGTCGACGGTGTCGTCTTCGGGTTTCTGCACTGGGACTTCCAGAGCGCCGACCAACTGTTGATCGTTCCGCCGCTCGCGCTGTTCGGGTTCCTTCTCTGTCTCCTTTACGAGCGCACGGGCACGCTGTTCGCGCCGATCGCGCTGCACGCCTTCAACAACACGCTCGCACTCTCGGGACAGGCTCCGCACGACGCTGTGACCCTCGCTGTCGGCGCAGCGATGCTGGCGCTGTGTGCGGCTAGCGTCCGCACTCTGCCGATGCTTCAGCGATCCCCTTCTGGTTGA